The following DNA comes from Enterobacter sp. SA187.
TGCGGAAGGGCAGGATATGTATGCCGCCATTGATGGTTTAATTGATAAACTTTCACGGCAGCTCACTAAACATAAAGATAAACTGAAACAACACTAATTGTCCGGGCAGTTAACGGGTGCAGGACGGCCTGTTGTGAGACACAACGGGCCCTTTGTACCGTTAGCGCTTAGGTGAAATTATGATGAACAACGATTCAGCTCTTCAATTGAGCAATGTCCTTAACCAGGAATGTACCCGCAGCGGCGTTCACTGCCAGAGCAAAAAACGTGCGCTGGAAATCATCAGTGAACTGGCCGCCAAACAGCTAAGCTTACCGCCGCAGGTGGTATTCGAGGCGATTTTGACGCGTGAGAAAATGGGCAGCACCGGTATCGGCAACGGTATCGCGATCCCCCACGGTAAGCTGGAGGAAGATACGCTGCGCGCTGTGGGCGTCTTTGTGCAGCTGGAAACGCCGATCGCCTTTGATGCTATCGACAACCAGCCGGTGGATTTGCTGTTTGCGCTGCTGGTGCCGGCCGACCAGACCAAAACGCATCTGCATACGCTCTCTTTAGTCGCCCGCCGCCTGGCGGATAAAACCATTTGTCGCCGTCTGCGCAGCGCGCAAAGCGATGAAGAACTTTATCAAATCATCACGGAAACAGAAGGCTCCCGGGATGATGCTTAACCAGGAAATGGCCTTCGTCTTTGTTGTCCGGAGGAGAAAGGGTACATGGTACTGATGATCGTCAGTGGTCGTTCGGGATCGGGGAAATCTGTCGCCCTGCGAGCGCTGGAAGACATGGGCTTCTACTGCGTCGATAACCTGCCCGTCGTGCTGCTGCCAGAACTGGCGCGCTCGCTTGCTGACCGTCAGATTTCGGCGGCGGTGAGCATTGATGTGCGTAATATGCCGGAATCGCCGGAGATCTTCGAACAGGCGATGAACAACCTGCCCGATGCGTTTTCTCCGCAACTGCTGTTTCTTGATGCCGACCGCAATACGCTGATCCGTCGTTACAGCGATACCCGTCGTCTGCATCCGCTGTCCAGTAAAAACCTGTCGCTGGAAAGCGCCATCGACGAAGAGAGCGATCTGCTGGAGCCGCTGCGCTCCCGCGCCGATCTGATCGTCGATACCTCGGAAATGTCGGTGCACGAACTGGCCGAAATGCTGCGTACGCGTCTGCTGGGCAAACGCGAGCGTGAGCTGACGATGGTCTTTGAGTCCTTTGGCTTCAAGCACGGCATTCCTATTGATGCTGACTACGTGTTTGATGTGCGCTTTCTGCCGAACCCGCACTGGGATCCCAAACTGCGTCCGATGACCGGCCTGGATAAGCCCGTGGCGGCGTTTCTCGATCGCCATACTGAAGTGCATAACTTTATCTATCAGACGCGCAGCTATCTGGAACTGTGGTTGCCGATGCTGGAAACCAATAACCGCAGCTACCTAACGGTTGCCATTGGTTGTACCGGCGGCAAGCACCGTTCGGTGTATATCGCTGAACAGCTGGCGGATTACTTCCGTTCGCGCGGCAAAAATGTGCAATCCCGCCATCGTACGCTGGAAAAACGCAAATCATGACCGTAAAGCAAACCGTTGAAATCACTAACAAGCTGGGCATGCACGCCCGCCCGGCGATGAAACTGTTTGAACTGATGCAGGGCTTCGACGCAGAAGTTCTGCTGCGCAATGAAGAAGGGACAGAAGCAGAAGCGAACAGCGTGATCGCGCTGCTGATGCTGGATTCGGCGAAAGGCCGTCAGATTGAGATCGAAGCCACCGGCCCGCAGGAAGAAGAGGCGCTGGCGGCGGTGATCGCGCTGTTTAATGCCGGGTTTGACGAAGACTGATAAGTCCCCCCGCCTTGCCGGAGAGGGGGAAGATTACTGATACAGTCCCTGGTCGCGCATAAAGCCTTCACCGCCCAGCTGACGCATCTGACGCATGATCCACGCCTGTCGACTGTGCACGTAACCTGAGGGCGCATCAGCCTTAAAGCGCAGCGGATTGGGCAGCACAGCCGCCAGCAGCGCGGCTTCCGACATCGTCAGACGGCTAGCTGGCTTATGAAAATAACGTTGTGCCGCCGCTTCAACGCCAAACACTCCGTCGCCAAACTCCGCAATATTCAGGTAAACCGTCAGGATGCGGCGTTTACTCCATACCGTTTCCATGCCCAGGGTTAAGCCCGCTTCCAGCCCTTTACGCAGCCAGCTCCGCCCGTCCCACAGAAACAGATTCTTTGCCGTCTGTTGGGAAAGGGTCGACGCGCCGCGAATGCGGTTCTCGTTACGTTCGTTGTGGGAGATGGCTTTTTCGATGGCGGCCACGTCAAAACCCCAGTGTTCAGGGAATTTCTGATCTTCCGCGGCGATCACCGCCAGCCCCATCCACGGCGAAATATCGTCCATGCCGACCCAGTCAGAATGGGCAACGTAGCCGAAATTTCCGCTCAGCCAGGCCGAAAGCTGGCGCTCCGCCATTACCGCGGAAAACGGCACCGGCATGAAGGAAAACAGCGCGATGCCGCCGCCCCAGAACAGGATCAGCACCAGCAGGATCCTCCATAGCCAGGATTTTAACGTCGCCATCAGCGGAGCGCGTCGCCGTTTCATTCCGCGAGAACCAGCACGCGGGCAACCAGCTTATCGATGCCGGTTGCCGCTTCCGCGATATTCTGCGCCAGCATATAAGCCGGGGTAGTCACCACTTTATTGTCTTCATCCACAACAATATCATCCACCGGACAGGGAACATGTTCCGCGCCCATCTCTTCCAGCAACTCAGCTGTGTCAATGTCCGTGCCGATAGTCAGACGCAGCGGGAAGTCGAAAATCTTTGGCAGCATTGCCGGCGCGATACAGATAAAGCCCAGCGGTTTGCCCGCCGCATGTATCGCCAGCGCCAGACGTTTCAGATCGGGGTCGACGGTGCATTCCGCCCCCTGGCTGGCAAAATTACTCAGGTTTTTCGCCGCGCCAAAACCGCCAGGTACGATCAGCGCATCCAGCGTATCAGCGGACGCCAGGGCTAACGGCTGAATGGCGCCGCGGGCAATACGCGCCGCTTCGATCAGCACATTGCGGCTGTCCGCCATAGATTCACCAGTCAAATGATTCACCACATCGCTTTGACTTTTATCCGGCGCAAAACAAACGGCTTCGGCACCGTTTCGGGCGATCGCCAGCAGAGAAAGTACGGCTTCGTGGATCTCTGATCCGTCGTTAACTCCGCATCCGCTAAGGACAATACCTACTTTTTTCATGCTGCTCATCCTTTCTGGCAATAGGCTGAATTTTATTAATTATTGTGATAACAACGCTGTGCTTCACACATTTAACTGATTCACGTAACAAATGATTCAAGTTTTGGTATCTTAAGTGCCAACTTTTCTCATGTCTCGCCGTGCCCGTTCAACTACAAAATCACAATCCCGGCGCAGCCACGGTTCCCTGGTGTTGGCGCAGTATTCGCGCACCCCGGTTTATCCGGGGTTATTTTTTACTGGCATTCGCCACCCAGGCTTTCAGTAACGCCACGTCATGCGGCCATTCCTGTTTCATCTCGTCGATCCATTCGCCCACGTTATTCCACCAGGCGGGCAGATCCGGCGACTGAATTTGTTGCCCCAGCTGTTGTAAACGGCGCAGGCCAATCGATCCTGCCGCGCCTTTAATTTTATGCCCTTCTTCGGTGATGCCTTTCTGATCGCGGGCGGTGAAATTGGACTCCAGCACGCTGATATAGCCCGGCATCATTTTTTCAAATACCGCCACGCCATCGGTGATCAGCTTCGGCCCCACCAGCTCCAGATACTGTTCCAGCATCGGCAGATCCAGCAGCGCTTGTGATTTACTGTCATCCACAGGGGTCACATCACTCTCCTCGTCGTCACAGGTATCCCAGAATTTTTTGATCATGGCCGTTAATGCCGGTACGGCCAGCGGTTTGCTGAGGACATCATCCATACCGGCGTTCAGGTATTCTTGTTTGTCTTTCAGCACGTTGGCGGTTAGCGCCACCAGCGGCGGCAGATCTTCAGCCGCATAGCGGCTGGTGAGCTGGCGGGAAATATCCAGCCCGGTCATATCCGGCAGCTGAATATCCAGCAGCAGCAAGTCGTATTCGCCGGGGGTAAACATCTCCAGCGCCGCCTTGCCGGTCATCGCCACATCCACGCTGCAACCCAGTTTTTCCAGCACCGAACGGGCGACAATCACGTTCAGCTCAATGTCTTCCACCAGCAGGACGTGAAGGGCCGGCAGCGGCATTTCATCTTCTTCGAACGCATCGTCTACTTCTTCCGCAACAGCAGGGGCGCGCACCGACAGCGAGAAGACCGAACCTTTGCCCGCCACGCTGGACACCGTGATATCGCCGCCCATGCTCTTCGCCAGACGGCGCGATACCGCCAGACCAATGCCCGTCCCCGTCGCGGGTTTACCGCCGTGGCTGTCTTTCACCTGATAATACATGGCGAAGATCTTATCCTGTTCGGTCTGCGGAATACCGATACCGGAATCTTCCACCTCAAAGCGCAGCATCTCCTGCGGAGCGTCATAGCGCACCCGCACCACCACCTGCCCGTGCAGGGTGAATTTGACGGCGTTACTGATGAGGTTCCACAGGATCTGCCGCAGACGCGTGCCGTCGGTAACAACCTTATGCGGCAACGGCAACGCAGGCTCCATTACGAAGCGCAGCCCTTTCTGCTGCGCCTGTAGCCCGGAGAGGTTTTCCAGATCGGCAAGGAAGCTGGTGAAGTCCACCGGCTGGTTATCCAGCTGGACTTTATGCCGCTCCATTTTATCCATGTCGATAATATCGTTGAAAATATTCCCGAGGGTCACCGCCGAAACATGGATGGTTTTCAGGTATTTTTCCTGTTCGGCGGTCAGCTCCGTATCCAGCAGGATACGGCTCAGACCGACGATACCGTTAAGCGGCGTACGCAGTTCATGGCTGATGGTAGAGATAAAGGTAGTCTTGTCGCGGCTGGCGCGCTCCAGCGCGTCCTGATAGCGCTTACGTTCGGTTATGTCACGCCCGAAGCCCATCAGCCCGTGGCGTTTACCCACGCGGTCGTAATAGGGTACTTTACGGATCTCAAAACAGGCTTTACGTCCGTCCGGGTAATCCAGCCACTGTTCATACGTGAGCGACACGTTATGGCGGAAAACTTTCTCGTCGGTTTCCAGCACTTTCTCGGCAGCTTCCGGGGAATAGACGTCCTGCGGCTTCAGATTCACCAGCTGTTTTTCGCTTTTGCCGGTCAGCAGCTCCATCGCCCGGTTACAGCCGGAAAACTCTTTATCTTCATTGCGATAGAAAACCAGATCCGGGGAAGCATCGAGGAACGAGCGCAGGAAAGAAGACTGTTGCTCCAGCTGGATCTGCGTCTGTTCGCGCTCCTGCATTTCGATTTTTAGCTGCTCGAAAGTGGCCTGGCGCTCCGCTTCCGCTTTCACACGGTCGCTGATCTCCTGATTCAGCTGGGAGATGTTATCCCGCAGCTGTACGTTGAGCTTGAGATCGCGGTCGCGCATCTCTTCAAGCTTATCCACCAGCCGCGAGAGCCGCTGCCGCGATTCTTCCAGTTGTTCAACCACCACCGACAGAAAGTAGACCGCCCAGGGGGTAATGAGCAGACCAAAGAAGATAGAGCGTATAACATCAATGCTTTCAACGCGGCCATGCAACACCATGGTGACCGCCATCTGCACGACAATCGCCAGTACCACCAGCGCCAGCGCCAGCAGTATGGAAAAGCGCACCAGGCCGAGCTTCATCATCAGATCGACATAGTATTGCGCCAGTACTCGGATTTGCTTCATAGGGGATCCCTTCGCGACAACCTGGCACAATAATACTCAATTCTGAGCAAGGCGTTGACGCTTGTGTGAAAAAGTGCGAATTATTCCCCGCTCAGGAAGGAAACGTTCAGACGCATGGCTGCACCCAGCCGCGGCCCAGCGCCGATCCCTGCGCCCCGTGGCTGTTAAGGTAGCGGTCCAGTTCCACCATACCGGTCCAGCGATTTTCGCACCACAGCGGGGCGAGCAGCGTCGGGCGACGCGCGCTGGCGGAAATACGGTGGTAAATCACCTCAGGAGACGTATGGCGGATCATCTCCCCGGCGGTGACGGTGTAGTCTTCCAGCGCAATGCCGTGCAGACGCCCCGCTTCCCAGGCCTTCGCCATGGTGCTGCCGGTGACAATATGCAGCGGGTGCAGTTTGATCCCGTCCACGCCCGTCTCCACCACCCGGTGCAGCGTGTCCAGACACGCGGCCTGCCCTTCTCCCGGCAGACCGACAATCAAATGGCTGCACACTTTCAGACCCCGTTCGCGTGCCCGGCGGGTGGTGTGCTGGTAGCAGGCAAAATCGTGGCCGCGGTTAATGCGGTGCAGGGTTTTATCCTGAGCCGTTTGCAGCCCAAGCTCCAGCCACACTTCATAGCCCGCGTCATGGTATTCGCTGAGCAGATCCAGCACCGCATCCGGCACGCAGTCCGGGCGGGTGCCGACGCATAAACCGACGATGCTGGCCTGGCTTACCGCCTGCTGATACATGGCGCGCAGCACCTGCACTTCCGCCCAGGTACTGGTGTAGGCCTGAAAATAGGCGAGATATCGTCTGGCGCGGTTGACCAGCGTGGCCTGATAAGCCAGCTGCTCCGCAATGGAGTGGTTCTGCTGGGTTTCGTCAGCGAAAGAAGCCACGTAACAGAAAGTGCAGCCGCCCCGTCCGATAGTGCCATCACGATTGGGACAACTGAAACCGCCATGCAGCGTCAGTTTATGGACCTTCTGCCCGTAACGACGGGCGAGATCGCCACCAAACATATTGACTAATTTCTGTAACTGCATAAATTGATAGACCGGCCTGATGAAAGGGCCAAGCCTGCCATTTTTAGTCTTTGTCGGCGATGACCTGGATCAATCGCCATAGAGGACGCACATCTATTGCATAAACACGCACAATTACCGAGATTTCATTCACTGCTTCGCTGATTACTTTTACTTATGTCGGCGGGATATTTTTCAAAAAGAATTCCTTCGGCGCAAAACAGTGGCATTAAGCGGGTTAGGAAGAAAAGCCAGTGTAATATTCTGTTTGCAAAACAGAACGCAGGACAGCGCGGTAATAACAGCGCTTTCTTATAGTGAGAGGGATCACACTCCATTAACGGCCGCCAGGCCTGACATAGTGGCAAAAAGAGCATTAAAAAACATTAAAAACAACTAGTTAACCAACCTTTAGCACATTTTTGTATAAATAAGATTGCCATTTGACCTGTGTGCCGATTCCCGATAACTTGAGGATCCGCTGGAAGCTTTCTGGGTGAGCAGTCTGCTCATCATATTTATGCACAAAATCATTCGGGCTGCATCAAGGCGGCAACTGAGTGAATCACAGGAGCATAGTCCACTATGTGACTGGGATGAACGAAGGCAGCCAACGATGAGGCGGTCCGAAGGATGAAGTGATATGCAGTAATTGAGATTCCCTCTTAAAGCAAGTCCTCAACACTTGTGTACCGATGCGAAAAGGAAAAAAAAGAGGGCGACACCCGAGGCCTTAAAGCCCCGTCGCCATGCTCTTTCTGCGCCTGTGCGCGTCGGTTAAGACGGACTCCCGTAGAGCCTGGGGAGGTTCACTGATATGTTGTACGATAAATCCCTTGAGAGGGATAACTGTGGTTTCGGCCTGATCGCCCACATAGAAGGCGAACCTAGCCACAAGGTAGTGCGTACCGCTATTCACGCACTGGCCCGAATGCAGCACCGTGGCGCGATCCTTGCCGATGGTAAAACCGGCGATGGCTGCGGTTTACTGTTGCAAAAACCCGACCGTTTCTTCCGCATCGTTGCCGAAGAGCGCGGCTGGCGGCTGGCCAAAAACTACGCCGTTGGCATGCTGTTCCTGAATCAGGATCCTGAAAAAGCTGCCGCCTCGCGCCGTATTGTAGAAGAAGAGCTGCAACAGGAAACCCTGTCGATTGTTGGCTGGCGCGACGTGCCCACCAATGAAGGGGTGCTCGGTGAAATCGCCCTCTCCTCGCTGCCACGTATTGAGCAGATCTTTGTCAACGCCCCTGCGGGCTGGCGTCCACGCGATATGGAGCGCCGCCTGTTTATCGCGCGCCGCCGCATTGAAAAGCGTCTGGTGGAAGATAAAGATTTCTACGTTTGTAGCCTGTCGAACCTGGTCAACATTTATAAAGGTCTGTGTATGCCGGCGGATCTGCCGCGCTTTTACCTGGACCTGGCGGACCTGCGCCTGGAATCAGCCATTTGCCTGTTCCACCAGCGCTTCTCCACCAACACCGTGCCGCGCTGGCCGCTGGCGCAGCCGTTCCGCTATCTGGCGCACAACGGTGAAATCAATACCATCACCGGTAACCGTCAGTGGGCGCGCGCGCGTACTTATAAGTTCCAGACGCCGCTGATCCCGGATCTGCACGATGCCGCGCCTTTCGTCAACGAAACCGGCTCTGATTCCAGCTCCATGGATAACATGCTGGAGCTGCTGCTTGCCGGTGGTATGGACATCGTGCGCGCCATGCGTCTGCTCGTGCCGCCAGCCTGGCAGAACAA
Coding sequences within:
- the ptsN gene encoding PTS IIA-like nitrogen regulatory protein PtsN, with the protein product MMNNDSALQLSNVLNQECTRSGVHCQSKKRALEIISELAAKQLSLPPQVVFEAILTREKMGSTGIGNGIAIPHGKLEEDTLRAVGVFVQLETPIAFDAIDNQPVDLLFALLVPADQTKTHLHTLSLVARRLADKTICRRLRSAQSDEELYQIITETEGSRDDA
- the rapZ gene encoding RNase adapter RapZ — encoded protein: MVLMIVSGRSGSGKSVALRALEDMGFYCVDNLPVVLLPELARSLADRQISAAVSIDVRNMPESPEIFEQAMNNLPDAFSPQLLFLDADRNTLIRRYSDTRRLHPLSSKNLSLESAIDEESDLLEPLRSRADLIVDTSEMSVHELAEMLRTRLLGKRERELTMVFESFGFKHGIPIDADYVFDVRFLPNPHWDPKLRPMTGLDKPVAAFLDRHTEVHNFIYQTRSYLELWLPMLETNNRSYLTVAIGCTGGKHRSVYIAEQLADYFRSRGKNVQSRHRTLEKRKS
- the npr gene encoding PTS phosphocarrier protein NPr, with the protein product MTVKQTVEITNKLGMHARPAMKLFELMQGFDAEVLLRNEEGTEAEANSVIALLMLDSAKGRQIEIEATGPQEEEALAAVIALFNAGFDED
- the mtgA gene encoding monofunctional biosynthetic peptidoglycan transglycosylase; its protein translation is MATLKSWLWRILLVLILFWGGGIALFSFMPVPFSAVMAERQLSAWLSGNFGYVAHSDWVGMDDISPWMGLAVIAAEDQKFPEHWGFDVAAIEKAISHNERNENRIRGASTLSQQTAKNLFLWDGRSWLRKGLEAGLTLGMETVWSKRRILTVYLNIAEFGDGVFGVEAAAQRYFHKPASRLTMSEAALLAAVLPNPLRFKADAPSGYVHSRQAWIMRQMRQLGGEGFMRDQGLYQ
- the elbB gene encoding isoprenoid biosynthesis glyoxalase ElbB, translating into MKKVGIVLSGCGVNDGSEIHEAVLSLLAIARNGAEAVCFAPDKSQSDVVNHLTGESMADSRNVLIEAARIARGAIQPLALASADTLDALIVPGGFGAAKNLSNFASQGAECTVDPDLKRLALAIHAAGKPLGFICIAPAMLPKIFDFPLRLTIGTDIDTAELLEEMGAEHVPCPVDDIVVDEDNKVVTTPAYMLAQNIAEAATGIDKLVARVLVLAE
- the arcB gene encoding aerobic respiration two-component sensor histidine kinase ArcB encodes the protein MKQIRVLAQYYVDLMMKLGLVRFSILLALALVVLAIVVQMAVTMVLHGRVESIDVIRSIFFGLLITPWAVYFLSVVVEQLEESRQRLSRLVDKLEEMRDRDLKLNVQLRDNISQLNQEISDRVKAEAERQATFEQLKIEMQEREQTQIQLEQQSSFLRSFLDASPDLVFYRNEDKEFSGCNRAMELLTGKSEKQLVNLKPQDVYSPEAAEKVLETDEKVFRHNVSLTYEQWLDYPDGRKACFEIRKVPYYDRVGKRHGLMGFGRDITERKRYQDALERASRDKTTFISTISHELRTPLNGIVGLSRILLDTELTAEQEKYLKTIHVSAVTLGNIFNDIIDMDKMERHKVQLDNQPVDFTSFLADLENLSGLQAQQKGLRFVMEPALPLPHKVVTDGTRLRQILWNLISNAVKFTLHGQVVVRVRYDAPQEMLRFEVEDSGIGIPQTEQDKIFAMYYQVKDSHGGKPATGTGIGLAVSRRLAKSMGGDITVSSVAGKGSVFSLSVRAPAVAEEVDDAFEEDEMPLPALHVLLVEDIELNVIVARSVLEKLGCSVDVAMTGKAALEMFTPGEYDLLLLDIQLPDMTGLDISRQLTSRYAAEDLPPLVALTANVLKDKQEYLNAGMDDVLSKPLAVPALTAMIKKFWDTCDDEESDVTPVDDSKSQALLDLPMLEQYLELVGPKLITDGVAVFEKMMPGYISVLESNFTARDQKGITEEGHKIKGAAGSIGLRRLQQLGQQIQSPDLPAWWNNVGEWIDEMKQEWPHDVALLKAWVANASKK
- a CDS encoding TIGR01212 family radical SAM protein (This family includes YhcC from E. coli K-12, an uncharacterized radical SAM protein.), with translation MQLQKLVNMFGGDLARRYGQKVHKLTLHGGFSCPNRDGTIGRGGCTFCYVASFADETQQNHSIAEQLAYQATLVNRARRYLAYFQAYTSTWAEVQVLRAMYQQAVSQASIVGLCVGTRPDCVPDAVLDLLSEYHDAGYEVWLELGLQTAQDKTLHRINRGHDFACYQHTTRRARERGLKVCSHLIVGLPGEGQAACLDTLHRVVETGVDGIKLHPLHIVTGSTMAKAWEAGRLHGIALEDYTVTAGEMIRHTSPEVIYHRISASARRPTLLAPLWCENRWTGMVELDRYLNSHGAQGSALGRGWVQPCV